From Kogia breviceps isolate mKogBre1 chromosome 2, mKogBre1 haplotype 1, whole genome shotgun sequence, one genomic window encodes:
- the CTDSP1 gene encoding carboxy-terminal domain RNA polymerase II polypeptide A small phosphatase 1 isoform X1, translating into MDSSAVITQISKEEARSPLRSKGDQKSAASQKPRSRGILHSLFCCVCRDDGEALPAHSGAPLLVEENGAVPKQTPVQYLLPEAKAQDSDKICVVIDLDETLVHSSFKPVNNADFIIPVEIDGVVHQVYVLKRPHVDEFLQRMGELFECVLFTASLAKYADPVADLLDKWGAFRARLFRESCVFHRGNYVKDLSRLGRDLRRVLILDNSPASYVFHPDNAVPVASWFDNMSDTELHDLLPFFEQLSRVDDVYSVLRQPRPGS; encoded by the exons ATGGACAGCTCGGCCGTCATTACTCAGATCAGCAAGGAGGAAGCGCGGAGCCCGCTACGGAGCAAAG GTGACCAGAAGTCAGCGGCTTCTCAGAAGCCCCGGAGTCGGGGCATTCTCCATTCACTTTTCTGCTGCGTCTGCCGGGACGATGGGGAGGCCCTGCCCGCCCACAGTGGGGCGCCCCTGCTCGTGGAGGAGAACGGTGCTGTCCCCAAG CAGACCCCAGTCCAGTACCTGCTCCCCGAGGCCAAGGCCCAGGATTCAGACAAGATCTGCGTAGTCATCGACCTGGACGAGACCCTGGTGCACAGCTCCTTCAAG CCAGTGAACAATGCCGACTTCATCATCCCTGTGGAGATTGATGGGGTGGTACACCAG GTCTATGTGCTGAAGCGGCCCCACGTCGACGAGTTCCTGCAGCGCATGGGTGAGCTCTTCGAATGCGTGCTGTTCACCGCCAGCCTTGCCAAG TACGCAGACCCAGTAGCTGACCTGCTGGACAAGTGGGGGGCCTTCCGGGCGCGGCTGTTTCGTGAGTCGTGCGTCTTCCACCGGGGGAACTACGTGAAGGACCTGAGCCGGCTGGGCCGAGACCTTCGGCGGGTGCTCATCCTGGACAACTCGCCCGCCTCCTATGTCTTCCATCCAGATAACGCC GTACCGGTGGCCTCGTGGTTTGACAACATGAGTGACACGGAGCTCCACGACCTCCTGCCCTTCTTCGAGCAGCTCAGCCGTGTGGATGACGTGTACTCAGTGCTCAGGCAGCCTCGGCCCGGCAGCTAG
- the CTDSP1 gene encoding carboxy-terminal domain RNA polymerase II polypeptide A small phosphatase 1 isoform X2, whose amino-acid sequence MDSSAVITQISKEEARSPLRSKGDQKSAASQKPRSRGILHSLFCCVCRDDGEALPAHSGAPLLVEENGAVPKTPVQYLLPEAKAQDSDKICVVIDLDETLVHSSFKPVNNADFIIPVEIDGVVHQVYVLKRPHVDEFLQRMGELFECVLFTASLAKYADPVADLLDKWGAFRARLFRESCVFHRGNYVKDLSRLGRDLRRVLILDNSPASYVFHPDNAVPVASWFDNMSDTELHDLLPFFEQLSRVDDVYSVLRQPRPGS is encoded by the exons ATGGACAGCTCGGCCGTCATTACTCAGATCAGCAAGGAGGAAGCGCGGAGCCCGCTACGGAGCAAAG GTGACCAGAAGTCAGCGGCTTCTCAGAAGCCCCGGAGTCGGGGCATTCTCCATTCACTTTTCTGCTGCGTCTGCCGGGACGATGGGGAGGCCCTGCCCGCCCACAGTGGGGCGCCCCTGCTCGTGGAGGAGAACGGTGCTGTCCCCAAG ACCCCAGTCCAGTACCTGCTCCCCGAGGCCAAGGCCCAGGATTCAGACAAGATCTGCGTAGTCATCGACCTGGACGAGACCCTGGTGCACAGCTCCTTCAAG CCAGTGAACAATGCCGACTTCATCATCCCTGTGGAGATTGATGGGGTGGTACACCAG GTCTATGTGCTGAAGCGGCCCCACGTCGACGAGTTCCTGCAGCGCATGGGTGAGCTCTTCGAATGCGTGCTGTTCACCGCCAGCCTTGCCAAG TACGCAGACCCAGTAGCTGACCTGCTGGACAAGTGGGGGGCCTTCCGGGCGCGGCTGTTTCGTGAGTCGTGCGTCTTCCACCGGGGGAACTACGTGAAGGACCTGAGCCGGCTGGGCCGAGACCTTCGGCGGGTGCTCATCCTGGACAACTCGCCCGCCTCCTATGTCTTCCATCCAGATAACGCC GTACCGGTGGCCTCGTGGTTTGACAACATGAGTGACACGGAGCTCCACGACCTCCTGCCCTTCTTCGAGCAGCTCAGCCGTGTGGATGACGTGTACTCAGTGCTCAGGCAGCCTCGGCCCGGCAGCTAG